One window of the Pseudochaenichthys georgianus chromosome 21, fPseGeo1.2, whole genome shotgun sequence genome contains the following:
- the LOC117466758 gene encoding uncharacterized protein isoform X2 codes for MDKLESVKARLCTWLSEDPDFILTKCGNMLLMNEFLEAQERSNALEKMEVLLSTIITKGDNTCHSFLDILEENQAHYQQLKQLFNPAPQKSAAPTAHADSCSVVTMREITDVQLETLNVEIKTEMDPQSWKTGTAVGPVLQRDYTALNGSVICADKISGVNIDVLNLSVSVKSVNTGRQDTATPSVDETLPSLQSPAAKRIISNKLSLIDCLSADPSFILQNVQQKNIVSNRQYGNLKDLSQREETIIKLIDLVIGNGEKACSPFLEVLKQPDILETYPNLNKIKW; via the exons ATGGACAAACTGGAGTCCGTGAAGGCAAGACTCTGTACGTGGCTTTCAGAGGACCCTGATTTTATCCTCACCAAGTGTGGGAACATGTTACTCATGAACGAGTTTCTGGAGGCACAAGAACGAAGCAATGCATTAGAAAAGATGGAAGTGCTTttgagcacaataattacaaagGGAGACAATACCTGTCACTCTTTCTTAGACATCCTGGAGGAGAATCAAGCGCACTACCAGCAACTGAAGCAGCTTTTCAACCCTGCACCTCAAA AGTCAGCTGCACCAACTGCGCACGCTGACAGTTGCAGTGTTGTTACCATGAGAGAGataacagatgtacaattagaAACCCTCAACGTGGAGATTAAAACGGAGATGGATCCACAGAGTTGGAAAACTG GAACTGCTGTTGGACCAGTTCTCCAAAGAGATTACACTGCTCTTAATGGCAGTGTAATCTGTGCTGACAAAATATCTGGTGTCAATATTGATGTTCTAAACTTATCAGTGTCTGTGAAATCAGTGAATACAG GTAGACAAGACACTGCCACCCCATCAGTAGACGAGACACTGCCATCCCTTCAG AGCCCGGCTGCCAAAAGGATCATTTCGAACAAGTTGAGTCTCATTGACTGCCTGAGTGCGGATCCATCCTTCATTTTGCAGAATGTGCAACAAAAGAATATTGTCTCAAATAGACAATATGGGAATTTGAAAGATCTCTCACAGCGAGAGGAAACCATCATAAAGCTCATCGACCTAGTGATTGGAAACGGTGAAAAGGCCTGCTCTCCTTTTCTTGAAGTTCTCAAACAGCCTGATATTCTTGAGACTTATCCGAATCTCAACAAAATCAAATGGTGA
- the LOC117466254 gene encoding protein FAM171B-like isoform X2 has product MRLWMCVFSALILCEDGNAQGAFTPPGHPLHINDGNLSDRDHMKQEAFQNQQVLLPLSDPAFNLKVQVNNVLSRESLSQALVEVYINYTLFTTALTGGGGSVLLHVPYQTGTTITLVASKDGYICTLLPCKTDPMPIFSSLTMSLLGLNQGDIWLYDDSVLITGKTSDASSKPVVQFPKSLLNLSDSSNATAVRAYLTVPKLPAEEAGFQNTLGIMSTKSGYVGLELSPVAAVSVQLFSGDTELHVRGGGIQISLSIPDSRGLQTSEVVPAWFFNRTTGGWMRKGLGTVVSVEGKLVWTFTAPHLGHWIAAPLSPNRGFFGLAIPIDFILNHSSLLMVVLGGMLVIIICLLVGLLCNRRRSLSEPKTKKILPAVRRDKTTSTCDDELFEEASLDSSHPQNGLNQTITGRGDNRHNGNVIANPNAVAIRVECGGVELNPDLNDLMCLHDPTDQIRAPVSLAENLFFYNQPIAILHAPAFFHLEEQAQWSKSAASDPLSKDEFSQAPAKGSSATQNQEVETEDQFEVLEEASTSSNTSSGHFSLTESASVPGTLNKIRGSRRSVPALGELSKIPSAQSPRAWFVSMEGKPAAEIHYAVSDQQRRRGPADSRETSLDSGVDMSELNQPSGRRAVPLERKNTFIKSSSSSTQGPPQ; this is encoded by the exons atccTGCTTTTAACCTGAAGGTCCAGGTGAACAACGTGCTGAGTCGTGAGTCCCTGAGCCAGGCGCTGGTGGAGGTCTACATCAACTACACCCTGTTCACCACTGCCCTCACTGGGGGGGGCGGCAGCGTTCTGCTTCACGTTCCTTACCAAACTGGGACAACAATCACACTTGTGGCCAGTAAGGATGGCTATATCTGCACACTGCTGCCGTGTAAAACCGACCCGATGCCAA TATTTTCCTCCTTGACCATGTCACTGCTTGGTCTGAACCAGGGGGACATCTGGCTCTATGATGATTCCGTCCTGATCACTGGCAAAACATCTG ATGCTTCTTCAAAGCCCGTTGTCCAGTTTCCCAAGAGCCTTCTGAATCTGAGCGACAGCAGTAATGCCACGGCTGTCAGAGCCTACCTGACCGTCCCAAAGCTGCCGGCAGAGGAGGCTGGCTTCCAGAACACTCTGGGCATCATGAGCACTAAATCAG GATACGTTGGTTTGGAGTTGAGTCCGGTGGCAGCTGTCAGTGTGCAGCTCTTCTCAGGAGACACTGAGTTacatgtgaggggggggggcattcaGATCAGCCTCAGCATTCCTGACAGCCGCGGACTCCAGACCTCCGAGGTGGTTCCGGCCTGGTTCTTTAACCGGACTACTG GTGGATGGATGAGGAAGGGGCTGGGGacagtggtgtcagtggaggggaagctcgtgtGGACATTCACTGCTCCTCACCTGGGTCACTGGATCGCTGCGCCTTTATCACCCAATAGAG GTTTCTTTGGACTTGCCATCCCCATTGACTTCATCTTAAACCATTCATCTCTCCTGATGGTTGTCCTGGGAGGGATGCTTGTTATTATCATCTGTCTTCTGGTTGGGTTATTATGTAATCGCAG ACGTTCGCTCAGTGAACCTAAAACCAAGAAGATCCTACCAGCGGTGAGAAGAGACAAAACCACCTCCACATGTGACGACGAATTATTTGAAGAAGCTTCACTCGACTCCTCTCATCCACAGAATGGACTGAACCAAACCATTACAGGGAGGGGGGATAATCGGCACAATGGCAATGTCATAGCCAACCCCAATGCCGTGGCCATTCGGGTGGAGTGTGGCGGAGTGGAGCTTAACCCTGACCTGAACGATCTGATGTGTCTGCATGACCCTACGGATCAGATCAGGGCTCCCGTCTCTCTGGCTGAGAATTTGTTCTTCTACAACCAGCCCATTGCCATTCTTCACGCCCCGGCATTCTTCCATTTGGAGGAACAGGCCCAGTGGAGCAAGTCGGCCGCTTCAGATCCCCTGAGTAAAGACGAGTTCTCCCAGGCCCCGGCAAAAGGTTCCTCTGCCACCCAGAACCAGGAAGTGGAAACTGAGGACCAGTTTGAGGTTCTAGAGGAGGCATCGACTTCCTCCAACACATCCAGCGGTCACTTCAGCCTCACGGAGTCAGCGTCGGTCCCAGGAACGTTGAATAAGATCCGGGGCAGCAGACGCTCCGTGCCCGCCTTGGGAGAGCTTTCTAAAATCCCATCGGCGCAGTCTCCGAGGGCCTGGTTTGTATCGATGGAGGGCAAACCTGCAGCTGAGATCCATTACGCAGTGTCTGATCAGCAGAGGAGACGGGGGCCGGCCGACAGTCGAGAAACCAGCTTAGACTCAGGAGTGGACATGAGCGAACTGAACCAGCCGTCTGGAAGGAGGGCTGTACCACTGGAGCGCAAAAACACTTTTATCAAAAGCTCATCCAGCAGTACACAAGGACCGCCACAGTAG
- the LOC117466758 gene encoding uncharacterized protein isoform X1 gives MLFIENDEHHTPQAIISHHLANALLLFDTLSICETAITPNIMSLSLQIMDKLESVKARLCTWLSEDPDFILTKCGNMLLMNEFLEAQERSNALEKMEVLLSTIITKGDNTCHSFLDILEENQAHYQQLKQLFNPAPQKSAAPTAHADSCSVVTMREITDVQLETLNVEIKTEMDPQSWKTGTAVGPVLQRDYTALNGSVICADKISGVNIDVLNLSVSVKSVNTGRQDTATPSVDETLPSLQSPAAKRIISNKLSLIDCLSADPSFILQNVQQKNIVSNRQYGNLKDLSQREETIIKLIDLVIGNGEKACSPFLEVLKQPDILETYPNLNKIKW, from the exons ATgttgtttatagaaaatgatgaacaccacacaccacaggcAATTATATCACACCATTTGGCTAATGCTTTGCTCTTGTTTGATACTTTAAGTATTTGTGAAACTGCCATAACCCCGAATATAATGTCTCTCTCGTTGCAGATCATGGACAAACTGGAGTCCGTGAAGGCAAGACTCTGTACGTGGCTTTCAGAGGACCCTGATTTTATCCTCACCAAGTGTGGGAACATGTTACTCATGAACGAGTTTCTGGAGGCACAAGAACGAAGCAATGCATTAGAAAAGATGGAAGTGCTTttgagcacaataattacaaagGGAGACAATACCTGTCACTCTTTCTTAGACATCCTGGAGGAGAATCAAGCGCACTACCAGCAACTGAAGCAGCTTTTCAACCCTGCACCTCAAA AGTCAGCTGCACCAACTGCGCACGCTGACAGTTGCAGTGTTGTTACCATGAGAGAGataacagatgtacaattagaAACCCTCAACGTGGAGATTAAAACGGAGATGGATCCACAGAGTTGGAAAACTG GAACTGCTGTTGGACCAGTTCTCCAAAGAGATTACACTGCTCTTAATGGCAGTGTAATCTGTGCTGACAAAATATCTGGTGTCAATATTGATGTTCTAAACTTATCAGTGTCTGTGAAATCAGTGAATACAG GTAGACAAGACACTGCCACCCCATCAGTAGACGAGACACTGCCATCCCTTCAG AGCCCGGCTGCCAAAAGGATCATTTCGAACAAGTTGAGTCTCATTGACTGCCTGAGTGCGGATCCATCCTTCATTTTGCAGAATGTGCAACAAAAGAATATTGTCTCAAATAGACAATATGGGAATTTGAAAGATCTCTCACAGCGAGAGGAAACCATCATAAAGCTCATCGACCTAGTGATTGGAAACGGTGAAAAGGCCTGCTCTCCTTTTCTTGAAGTTCTCAAACAGCCTGATATTCTTGAGACTTATCCGAATCTCAACAAAATCAAATGGTGA
- the LOC117466254 gene encoding protein FAM171B-like isoform X1: MRLWMCVFSALILCEDGNAQGAFTPPGHPLHINDGNLSDRDHMKQEAFQNQQVLLPLSDPAFNLKVQVNNVLSRESLSQALVEVYINYTLFTTALTGGGGSVLLHVPYQTGTTITLVASKDGYICTLLPCKTDPMPIFSSLTMSLLGLNQGDIWLYDDSVLITGKTSDASSKPVVQFPKSLLNLSDSSNATAVRAYLTVPKLPAEEAGFQNTLGIMSTKSGYVGLELSPVAAVSVQLFSGDTELHVRGGGIQISLSIPDSRGLQTSEVVPAWFFNRTTGGWMRKGLGTVVSVEGKLVWTFTAPHLGHWIAAPLSPNRGFFGLAIPIDFILNHSSLLMVVLGGMLVIIICLLVGLLCNRSSLGGQHIYQNISLSSRRSLSEPKTKKILPAVRRDKTTSTCDDELFEEASLDSSHPQNGLNQTITGRGDNRHNGNVIANPNAVAIRVECGGVELNPDLNDLMCLHDPTDQIRAPVSLAENLFFYNQPIAILHAPAFFHLEEQAQWSKSAASDPLSKDEFSQAPAKGSSATQNQEVETEDQFEVLEEASTSSNTSSGHFSLTESASVPGTLNKIRGSRRSVPALGELSKIPSAQSPRAWFVSMEGKPAAEIHYAVSDQQRRRGPADSRETSLDSGVDMSELNQPSGRRAVPLERKNTFIKSSSSSTQGPPQ; the protein is encoded by the exons atccTGCTTTTAACCTGAAGGTCCAGGTGAACAACGTGCTGAGTCGTGAGTCCCTGAGCCAGGCGCTGGTGGAGGTCTACATCAACTACACCCTGTTCACCACTGCCCTCACTGGGGGGGGCGGCAGCGTTCTGCTTCACGTTCCTTACCAAACTGGGACAACAATCACACTTGTGGCCAGTAAGGATGGCTATATCTGCACACTGCTGCCGTGTAAAACCGACCCGATGCCAA TATTTTCCTCCTTGACCATGTCACTGCTTGGTCTGAACCAGGGGGACATCTGGCTCTATGATGATTCCGTCCTGATCACTGGCAAAACATCTG ATGCTTCTTCAAAGCCCGTTGTCCAGTTTCCCAAGAGCCTTCTGAATCTGAGCGACAGCAGTAATGCCACGGCTGTCAGAGCCTACCTGACCGTCCCAAAGCTGCCGGCAGAGGAGGCTGGCTTCCAGAACACTCTGGGCATCATGAGCACTAAATCAG GATACGTTGGTTTGGAGTTGAGTCCGGTGGCAGCTGTCAGTGTGCAGCTCTTCTCAGGAGACACTGAGTTacatgtgaggggggggggcattcaGATCAGCCTCAGCATTCCTGACAGCCGCGGACTCCAGACCTCCGAGGTGGTTCCGGCCTGGTTCTTTAACCGGACTACTG GTGGATGGATGAGGAAGGGGCTGGGGacagtggtgtcagtggaggggaagctcgtgtGGACATTCACTGCTCCTCACCTGGGTCACTGGATCGCTGCGCCTTTATCACCCAATAGAG GTTTCTTTGGACTTGCCATCCCCATTGACTTCATCTTAAACCATTCATCTCTCCTGATGGTTGTCCTGGGAGGGATGCTTGTTATTATCATCTGTCTTCTGGTTGGGTTATTATGTAATCGCAG CTCACTGGGAGGGCAACACATATATCAAAATATATCTCTATCCTCTAG ACGTTCGCTCAGTGAACCTAAAACCAAGAAGATCCTACCAGCGGTGAGAAGAGACAAAACCACCTCCACATGTGACGACGAATTATTTGAAGAAGCTTCACTCGACTCCTCTCATCCACAGAATGGACTGAACCAAACCATTACAGGGAGGGGGGATAATCGGCACAATGGCAATGTCATAGCCAACCCCAATGCCGTGGCCATTCGGGTGGAGTGTGGCGGAGTGGAGCTTAACCCTGACCTGAACGATCTGATGTGTCTGCATGACCCTACGGATCAGATCAGGGCTCCCGTCTCTCTGGCTGAGAATTTGTTCTTCTACAACCAGCCCATTGCCATTCTTCACGCCCCGGCATTCTTCCATTTGGAGGAACAGGCCCAGTGGAGCAAGTCGGCCGCTTCAGATCCCCTGAGTAAAGACGAGTTCTCCCAGGCCCCGGCAAAAGGTTCCTCTGCCACCCAGAACCAGGAAGTGGAAACTGAGGACCAGTTTGAGGTTCTAGAGGAGGCATCGACTTCCTCCAACACATCCAGCGGTCACTTCAGCCTCACGGAGTCAGCGTCGGTCCCAGGAACGTTGAATAAGATCCGGGGCAGCAGACGCTCCGTGCCCGCCTTGGGAGAGCTTTCTAAAATCCCATCGGCGCAGTCTCCGAGGGCCTGGTTTGTATCGATGGAGGGCAAACCTGCAGCTGAGATCCATTACGCAGTGTCTGATCAGCAGAGGAGACGGGGGCCGGCCGACAGTCGAGAAACCAGCTTAGACTCAGGAGTGGACATGAGCGAACTGAACCAGCCGTCTGGAAGGAGGGCTGTACCACTGGAGCGCAAAAACACTTTTATCAAAAGCTCATCCAGCAGTACACAAGGACCGCCACAGTAG